A section of the Gemmatimonadota bacterium genome encodes:
- a CDS encoding NADP-dependent malic enzyme — protein sequence MSQRHPALEYHEAGRPGKVEVVPTKAVATQRDLSLAYSPGVAEPCLHIHATPDDVFRYTIRGNLVAVVSNGTAVLGLGNIGPLAAKPVMEGKGVLFKKFAGIDVFDLEVGSEDPEDVIRFCQLLEPTVGGINLEDISAPACFHIEETLKRTLDIPVFHDDQHGTAIIGGAALLNALALVDKSIAEVRVVFSGAGASALSTAEHFVRLGVQRSNILIVDSKGVLYAGRTEGMNQYKERFVVETDRRTLAEAIEGADVLVGLSVRGLVHPEMVATMARDPIIFALANPDPEITPEEVAQVRDDAIVATGRSDYPNQVNNVLGFPFLFRGALDVRARGINEEMMLAATRALADLARQDVPESVATAYGTRSFEFGREYLIPKPFDHRVLFWVAPAVARAAMESGMARIDLDLDEYRDRLMASLGPGRELMRWITARARRELQRVALPDSYNDRMLRAAEEMVSERVAQPVLIGQEARIRERAEQFGVDLKGIEIVDPAADDARRHGYAEALYQRRSRKGMTRDVAWATIFDGIHYASMMLLDGAVDAVVAGANQNHPEVLRPVLQVIGPAPGVRRVAGLYLLAFKGREPLFLADTTVNINPDADALVEIATHTIRFVQELGIVPRVGMLSFSNFGSAPHAASRKVAEAARRLQELHPDLEIDGEMQADTAVNPHILRGTFGFSRLSEPANVLIFPDLGSANASSKLLSELGGADLIGPVLLGTAHPFHVIHRESSVEQIVNLVSLAAVDALARRKHI from the coding sequence ATGAGCCAGCGCCACCCCGCGCTCGAGTACCATGAAGCAGGACGCCCCGGGAAGGTGGAGGTCGTGCCCACCAAGGCGGTGGCGACCCAACGGGACCTCTCGCTGGCCTACAGCCCCGGGGTGGCGGAGCCCTGCCTCCACATCCATGCCACCCCCGACGACGTCTTCCGGTACACCATCCGCGGCAATCTCGTTGCGGTGGTGTCGAATGGAACGGCGGTCCTCGGGCTCGGCAACATCGGACCCCTCGCGGCCAAGCCGGTCATGGAGGGCAAGGGCGTCCTCTTCAAGAAGTTCGCCGGCATCGACGTGTTCGACCTCGAAGTGGGCTCCGAGGACCCGGAGGACGTGATCCGCTTCTGTCAGCTGCTCGAGCCCACGGTCGGGGGCATCAACCTGGAGGACATCAGCGCTCCGGCCTGCTTCCACATCGAGGAGACGCTCAAGCGTACGCTGGACATCCCGGTCTTCCACGACGACCAGCACGGCACGGCGATCATCGGTGGCGCGGCCCTGCTGAACGCCCTCGCGCTGGTCGACAAGTCGATCGCCGAGGTCCGTGTCGTCTTCTCCGGGGCGGGTGCGTCCGCGCTGTCCACGGCCGAGCACTTCGTGCGCCTCGGCGTGCAGCGCTCGAACATCCTCATCGTGGACTCGAAGGGGGTGCTGTACGCGGGCCGCACCGAGGGAATGAACCAGTACAAGGAGCGCTTCGTCGTCGAGACCGACCGCCGCACGCTCGCCGAGGCCATCGAGGGCGCGGACGTGCTGGTGGGCCTCTCCGTACGGGGTCTGGTCCACCCGGAGATGGTCGCGACCATGGCGCGGGACCCGATCATCTTCGCGCTGGCGAATCCGGATCCGGAGATCACCCCGGAGGAGGTGGCGCAGGTGCGCGACGACGCCATCGTCGCGACGGGTCGCTCCGACTACCCGAACCAGGTGAACAACGTCCTGGGCTTCCCGTTCCTGTTCCGGGGCGCGCTGGACGTGCGCGCCCGGGGCATCAACGAGGAGATGATGCTGGCCGCCACCCGCGCGCTCGCCGACCTGGCCCGCCAGGACGTGCCGGAGTCCGTGGCCACGGCCTACGGGACCCGCAGCTTCGAGTTCGGGCGGGAGTACCTGATCCCGAAGCCGTTCGACCACCGTGTGCTGTTCTGGGTCGCGCCCGCCGTCGCGCGCGCCGCCATGGAATCGGGCATGGCGCGGATCGACCTGGATCTCGACGAGTATCGCGATCGCCTGATGGCGAGCCTGGGGCCCGGCCGCGAGTTGATGCGGTGGATCACCGCCCGCGCCCGGCGCGAGCTGCAGCGGGTGGCGTTGCCGGACTCCTACAACGACCGGATGCTGCGCGCCGCGGAGGAGATGGTCAGCGAGCGTGTGGCGCAGCCGGTGCTCATCGGCCAGGAGGCGCGGATCCGCGAGCGGGCGGAGCAGTTCGGGGTGGACCTGAAGGGGATCGAGATCGTGGATCCGGCCGCCGACGACGCGCGCCGCCACGGGTACGCCGAGGCGTTGTACCAGCGGCGCTCCCGGAAGGGGATGACCCGCGACGTCGCCTGGGCCACGATCTTCGACGGCATCCACTACGCGTCGATGATGCTGCTCGACGGCGCCGTCGATGCGGTGGTGGCCGGCGCCAATCAGAACCATCCCGAGGTTCTGCGGCCCGTCCTGCAGGTCATCGGGCCGGCTCCAGGGGTCCGTCGTGTGGCGGGTCTCTACCTCCTGGCGTTCAAGGGACGCGAGCCGCTCTTCCTGGCCGACACCACCGTGAACATCAATCCGGACGCGGACGCGCTCGTGGAGATCGCGACGCATACGATCCGCTTCGTCCAGGAGCTGGGGATCGTGCCCCGCGTGGGCATGCTGTCCTTCTCCAACTTCGGATCCGCTCCCCACGCCGCCTCCCGGAAGGTGGCCGAGGCCGCCCGCCGCCTCCAGGAGCTGCATCCCGACCTGGAGATCGACGGCGAGATGCAAGCGGATACGGCCGTGAACCCGCATATCCTTCGGGGTACCTTCGGGTTCAGCCGGCTGTCGGAGCCCGCCAACGTCCTGATCTTCCCCGACCTGGGCTCGGCCAACGCATCCTCCAAGCTCCTGTCGGAGCTGGGCGGCGCGGACCTGATCGGGCCGGTCCTGCTGGGCACGGCCCATCCGTTCCACGTCATCCACCGGGAGAGCTCGGTGGAGCAGATCGTCAATCTGGTGTCTTTGGCAGCCGTGGACGCGCTGGCCCGGAGGAAGCACATTTAG